One genomic segment of Desulfomicrobium sp. ZS1 includes these proteins:
- a CDS encoding SIS domain-containing protein, with product MKVADSQKDWLAKAREVLDIEARGLVAVRDHLGDSFVRALEIMAGCSGRVVVTGLGKSGLVGRKIAATLSSTGTPSFFLHPVEGAHGDLGMIRREDVIVAISNSGETDELNNILPSLKSLAGHVISLTGGIHSTMARLSDVLIDTSVPCEACPHGLAPTASTTATLAVGDALAVCLIDWKSFALDDFRRFHPGGALGQRLTKRVEELMRFSPLPVVPSGASLGQALDVLNAGGLGCVCVVDGGGHLLGLLTDGDVRRLVCAGRLALDAVVDSVMTASPLHATPGQKAAEVLDIMESRAITVLPVVAPDQTLAGMVHMHDVLGQGRVKFSRS from the coding sequence ATGAAGGTGGCCGATTCGCAGAAAGACTGGCTGGCCAAGGCCCGCGAGGTGCTCGACATCGAGGCCCGGGGTCTTGTCGCCGTTCGCGACCACTTGGGCGACTCTTTTGTGCGCGCCCTGGAGATCATGGCCGGGTGCTCGGGTCGGGTGGTGGTCACGGGCCTGGGCAAATCCGGCCTGGTCGGGCGCAAGATCGCGGCGACGCTGAGCAGCACAGGTACTCCGTCCTTTTTCCTGCATCCGGTGGAAGGAGCGCACGGAGATCTGGGCATGATCCGCCGTGAAGACGTCATCGTGGCCATCTCCAACTCCGGCGAGACCGACGAACTGAACAACATCCTGCCTAGCCTGAAGAGTCTGGCCGGGCATGTCATCTCCTTGACAGGCGGAATCCATTCGACCATGGCCCGGCTGTCCGACGTGCTCATCGACACGTCCGTACCCTGCGAAGCCTGTCCGCACGGGCTTGCCCCCACGGCCAGCACCACGGCCACCCTGGCAGTGGGAGACGCCCTGGCCGTCTGCCTCATTGATTGGAAATCCTTTGCCTTGGATGATTTTCGCCGGTTCCACCCCGGAGGCGCCCTGGGTCAGCGTCTGACCAAGAGGGTCGAAGAGCTGATGCGCTTCTCCCCTTTGCCCGTGGTGCCCAGTGGGGCATCTCTGGGACAGGCCCTGGATGTGCTCAACGCCGGGGGCCTGGGCTGCGTGTGCGTGGTGGACGGCGGGGGACATCTGCTGGGCCTTTTGACCGACGGCGATGTGCGCCGCCTCGTCTGCGCAGGTCGGCTGGCCCTGGACGCCGTGGTGGACTCGGTCATGACCGCCTCCCCTCTGCACGCCACTCCCGGGCAAAAAGCCGCCGAAGTCCTTGACATCATGGAGTCCAGGGCCATCACGGTGCTGCCGGTGGTCGCTCCGGACCAGACCTTGGCAGGCATGGTGCATATGCACGATGTGCTGGGTCAGGGCCGGGTCAAGTTTTCGCGTTCCTGA
- a CDS encoding zinc/iron-chelating domain-containing protein gives MNDTSIIHPDVCSRCAVRGRTCCAVVSGDEEFCFPISIPEMNAIRSAGQGGDDSFVLVANTPGFVEQLGFLMPERDIKAAFPRQGSHWRLATTAQGECTFLGREGCILDRSVRPIYCRLFPLWQFQGQLTWFTAAECLANEECGSLAAMIEAMHTSRAEVRDLFTEMCSKLGLEPDAKVKS, from the coding sequence ATGAACGATACATCCATTATTCATCCAGATGTCTGCAGTCGCTGCGCTGTCAGAGGCCGGACGTGCTGCGCGGTCGTAAGCGGAGACGAGGAATTTTGTTTTCCCATCTCCATCCCTGAAATGAACGCCATCCGTAGCGCCGGTCAGGGTGGGGACGATTCCTTTGTACTGGTCGCCAATACCCCCGGTTTTGTTGAACAGCTTGGTTTTCTGATGCCGGAGCGCGACATAAAGGCCGCATTTCCCAGGCAGGGCTCTCATTGGCGGCTGGCCACAACCGCCCAGGGCGAATGCACTTTTCTGGGGCGCGAGGGATGTATTCTGGATCGGAGCGTGCGGCCGATCTACTGCCGGCTTTTTCCGCTTTGGCAATTTCAGGGGCAGCTGACCTGGTTCACCGCCGCCGAATGTCTGGCCAACGAAGAATGCGGCTCTCTTGCAGCCATGATCGAGGCCATGCACACAAGTCGGGCGGAGGTCAGGGATCTTTTTACCGAAATGTGTTCAAAGCTGGGGCTTGAACCGGACGCGAAGGTGAAATCATGA
- a CDS encoding penicillin-binding protein 1A produces the protein MKVLKILLAFIVLGVFLAAGAGVGLYYWAQEDLPGFTKLSDYSPALATTVRARDGRILGYFYREKRFLIPLSMMSPVTVKAFLAAEDSGFYQHEGVDLPGIFRAAVKNFIAGGIVQGGSTITQQVIKSMLLTPERSYERKLKEVILAYRLEKYLSKDEILTIYLNQIYLGAKAYGVEAAAREYFGVNASQLSLAQAALLAGLPKAPSRYSPYGNPERARERQLYVLARLRDLGWIAGAEYEAAVNEPLVYGAQEDPSWKVGPYYLEEVRRQLVDSYGEDMVYGGGLQVRTAMDMDHQIIADQALRTGLVETAKRHGWQGPVKHLDVDGYEEFLKTRQLGESSPGDWMQVLVTGVEKAGATVRFGDKSGIVPVASMSWARMPNPKLAPEEAGNVSDARKVVKPGDVIWVSVEEVLEDKPWKLQLEQEPKVEGALVSMDPQSGEVLALCGGYDFFRSQFNRATQALRQPGSAFKPIVYSAALDNGFTAASIVLDAPIVYQDGSGEMWKPENFEGIFYGPTLLRTALVKSRNLVTIRVAQQVGINTIVERGKALGLTGVMEPNLSLALGSGQFTPLNMCQAYTAFPRGGTSIKPRLIESVVSPWGEQLFSATQEVSEAMPPETAYIISHLLQQVVQHGTGARAKVLGRPVAGKTGTTNDEQDAWFMGFSPYLLTGVWVGYDQVRPMGKYETGARAALPIWIDYRSKVEPNYPVQDFQAPPGIVMARVDARTGRLAGPGAAEAFMLPFQNGTEPLPSAGLDELDADPGSSNAGGESLLKQIF, from the coding sequence ATGAAAGTTCTGAAAATATTGCTGGCGTTCATTGTGCTGGGCGTATTTCTGGCGGCGGGCGCAGGAGTAGGTCTCTACTATTGGGCGCAGGAAGATCTGCCCGGATTCACGAAGCTCAGCGATTATTCTCCGGCCTTGGCCACGACGGTCCGGGCCCGCGATGGCAGAATCCTCGGTTATTTTTATCGAGAAAAACGATTTCTCATTCCCTTGTCGATGATGAGTCCGGTTACGGTTAAGGCCTTTCTGGCTGCCGAGGATTCCGGGTTCTATCAGCATGAGGGCGTGGACCTGCCCGGTATTTTTCGGGCGGCCGTCAAGAATTTCATAGCCGGAGGCATTGTCCAGGGCGGCAGCACCATTACCCAGCAGGTCATCAAGTCCATGCTGCTGACTCCCGAGCGCAGCTACGAGCGCAAGCTCAAGGAAGTCATCCTGGCCTATCGTCTGGAAAAATACTTGAGCAAGGATGAGATCCTGACAATCTATCTCAATCAGATCTACCTTGGCGCCAAGGCCTACGGGGTGGAAGCCGCCGCGAGGGAGTATTTCGGCGTGAACGCTTCCCAGCTGAGCCTTGCCCAGGCCGCGTTGCTGGCAGGCCTGCCCAAGGCTCCGTCGCGGTACTCGCCCTATGGCAACCCGGAGCGGGCCAGGGAGCGGCAGCTTTATGTTCTTGCCCGGCTGAGAGATCTGGGCTGGATCGCCGGCGCCGAGTACGAAGCCGCCGTGAACGAACCCCTGGTTTACGGGGCGCAGGAAGATCCGTCCTGGAAAGTGGGCCCTTACTATCTTGAAGAGGTGCGGCGGCAGCTGGTCGACAGTTATGGCGAAGACATGGTCTATGGCGGAGGCCTGCAAGTGCGAACCGCCATGGACATGGACCATCAGATCATTGCCGACCAGGCCCTGCGTACGGGTTTGGTTGAGACCGCCAAACGTCACGGCTGGCAAGGGCCGGTCAAACACCTCGATGTGGACGGGTATGAAGAGTTCCTGAAGACGCGGCAGCTCGGAGAGTCCAGCCCCGGAGATTGGATGCAGGTTCTGGTCACGGGCGTGGAAAAAGCCGGGGCCACAGTGCGCTTCGGCGACAAATCGGGCATTGTTCCCGTCGCTTCCATGAGCTGGGCCCGGATGCCCAACCCCAAGCTGGCGCCGGAAGAGGCGGGCAATGTGAGCGACGCCCGCAAGGTGGTCAAGCCCGGCGACGTGATCTGGGTCTCGGTGGAAGAGGTGCTGGAAGACAAGCCCTGGAAGCTTCAGCTCGAGCAGGAGCCCAAGGTCGAAGGCGCGCTTGTGTCCATGGATCCGCAGAGCGGGGAGGTGCTTGCGCTGTGCGGGGGGTACGATTTTTTCCGCAGCCAGTTCAACCGGGCGACCCAGGCACTGCGCCAGCCCGGATCGGCCTTCAAGCCCATCGTCTATTCCGCGGCGCTGGATAACGGCTTCACCGCCGCAAGTATCGTGCTGGATGCCCCTATCGTCTATCAGGACGGCAGCGGGGAGATGTGGAAGCCCGAAAATTTTGAAGGGATTTTCTACGGTCCGACGCTCCTGCGCACGGCCCTGGTCAAATCCCGCAACCTTGTCACCATTCGCGTGGCCCAGCAGGTGGGCATCAATACCATCGTCGAGCGAGGCAAGGCTCTGGGACTGACCGGAGTCATGGAGCCGAACCTTTCCCTGGCCCTGGGGTCCGGGCAGTTTACGCCGCTCAATATGTGTCAGGCCTATACGGCGTTTCCCCGTGGCGGCACCAGCATCAAGCCCCGACTGATCGAAAGCGTGGTCTCGCCCTGGGGCGAACAGCTGTTTTCGGCCACGCAGGAAGTGAGCGAGGCCATGCCCCCGGAAACCGCCTATATCATTTCGCACCTCTTGCAACAGGTCGTGCAGCACGGGACAGGCGCCCGCGCCAAGGTCCTGGGACGCCCGGTGGCGGGCAAGACCGGTACCACCAACGACGAACAGGATGCCTGGTTCATGGGCTTTTCGCCCTATCTGCTGACCGGGGTCTGGGTGGGCTACGATCAGGTCCGGCCCATGGGCAAATACGAGACCGGCGCCCGGGCCGCCCTGCCTATCTGGATCGACTACCGGAGCAAGGTCGAACCAAACTACCCTGTGCAGGACTTTCAGGCACCTCCCGGCATCGTCATGGCCCGGGTGGATGCACGCACCGGCCGCTTGGCAGGTCCGGGAGCGGCCGAAGCCTTTATGCTGCCTTTCCAGAACGGCACGGAGCCGTTGCCGTCCGCGGGTCTGGATGAACTGGACGCCGATCCGGGCTCCTCCAATGCCGGCGGGGAAAGCCTGCTCAAGCAGATCTTCTAG
- a CDS encoding Xaa-Pro peptidase family protein: MPYARRLQSLKDLMQAQDIDALLVIHPANRFYLSGFELHDGQCNESSGCLLICSNGPDWLLTDARFTEEARRHWSAENVHVYGAPRMEKIAAFAQSLGIRDLWVETHAMCAEMYLELGKSLNLHPAPRLVEELRTVKDGEELARIKTSCALNHAVYDVLRPQLVPGLTERDVAWMLEKAFRDGGAEGLSFAPIVGFGPNAALPHATPGEARLDSETPVLIDMGGRLNGYCSDQTRTWWIGDRPTDDFRRTLELVQEAQARAIARVAPGVSTDELHATARDFFARHGVAEHFTHSLGHGIGLETHEAPGVGPIRPTVLRPGMVITVEPGLYYPEWGGVRWEHMVVVTKDGHEVL, encoded by the coding sequence ATGCCTTACGCCAGGCGGCTTCAATCCCTGAAAGATCTCATGCAGGCTCAGGATATCGACGCCCTGCTCGTGATCCATCCGGCCAACCGTTTTTATTTGTCCGGATTCGAGCTGCATGACGGTCAATGCAACGAGAGCTCGGGCTGTCTGCTGATCTGCTCGAACGGGCCGGACTGGCTGCTGACCGATGCCCGCTTCACGGAGGAGGCGCGGCGTCACTGGTCCGCTGAAAACGTGCATGTTTACGGCGCGCCGCGCATGGAGAAGATCGCCGCCTTCGCTCAGAGCCTGGGCATCCGCGATTTGTGGGTCGAGACCCACGCCATGTGCGCGGAAATGTATCTGGAGCTGGGCAAGAGCCTGAATCTGCACCCGGCCCCGCGGCTGGTGGAAGAGTTGCGCACCGTCAAGGATGGCGAGGAGCTGGCCAGGATCAAGACCTCTTGCGCCCTGAACCATGCGGTGTACGATGTCTTGCGGCCGCAGCTTGTGCCGGGGCTGACGGAACGGGACGTGGCCTGGATGCTGGAGAAGGCGTTTCGGGATGGCGGAGCGGAAGGCCTCAGCTTTGCGCCCATCGTCGGTTTCGGTCCCAACGCGGCGCTGCCCCATGCCACGCCGGGAGAAGCGCGCCTTGATTCGGAAACGCCGGTCCTGATTGACATGGGCGGAAGGCTGAACGGGTATTGCTCGGACCAGACCCGGACGTGGTGGATCGGGGACAGGCCGACGGATGATTTCCGGCGCACTCTGGAGCTTGTGCAAGAGGCCCAGGCCCGGGCCATCGCCAGGGTTGCTCCCGGCGTGAGCACGGATGAGCTGCACGCCACGGCCAGGGATTTTTTCGCACGCCATGGTGTGGCCGAGCATTTCACCCACTCCCTGGGCCACGGCATCGGCCTTGAGACCCACGAAGCGCCAGGAGTCGGACCCATCCGCCCGACAGTTCTGAGACCCGGCATGGTCATCACCGTGGAGCCGGGTCTGTATTATCCCGAGTGGGGCGGAGTACGCTGGGAACACATGGTCGTGGTGACGAAGGACGGCCATGAAGTGCTCTGA
- a CDS encoding DUF4911 domain-containing protein, with translation MKCSESSAQAPGKSRPRKTRREWPLAPPRRSSEVLYAEVPRNQIALYRFLLEGYDNLAIMSVVDRYRAVIKLRFTPDAERTLRGVLQAQGAKLIESPGRSVG, from the coding sequence ATGAAGTGCTCTGAGTCATCGGCACAAGCGCCCGGCAAATCACGGCCACGAAAGACCAGACGGGAGTGGCCCCTTGCGCCGCCAAGACGGTCCAGTGAAGTCCTCTATGCCGAGGTGCCCCGCAACCAGATCGCCCTCTACCGTTTCCTGCTCGAAGGTTACGACAATCTGGCCATCATGAGCGTGGTCGACCGCTATCGGGCCGTGATCAAGCTGCGCTTCACGCCCGACGCGGAGCGCACCCTGCGCGGGGTTCTCCAGGCGCAGGGCGCGAAACTCATCGAGTCGCCGGGACGTTCAGTCGGCTAG
- a CDS encoding TatD family hydrolase, translating into MSKKKERQLPETLGLSPVGADSHAHLDGRDYDVDAILKRALACGVRTVGNVFLGPQAYRAGRALFERHQDVFFLLGVHPHDAAKMTEADVKDMRAAFQEDSRLRAVGEIGLDYYYDFSPKEDQQRWFRRQLDLARELDQRVVIHCRDAEDDCLAILDQAGFGGRPLLWHCFGLGPDWARLITERGWHVSVPGTVTYAKSEALRQAVKTIPADRLLLETDCPYLSPEPYRGKTNEPALLGFTAREIALLRGEDLHELWSRCGDNARKFFGLAD; encoded by the coding sequence ATGAGCAAAAAAAAGGAGCGTCAGCTTCCAGAAACGCTGGGGTTATCCCCAGTCGGCGCGGACAGCCATGCCCATCTTGACGGCCGGGACTATGACGTGGATGCGATCCTTAAGCGGGCTTTGGCCTGCGGAGTGCGCACCGTGGGCAATGTTTTTCTGGGTCCTCAGGCCTACCGCGCGGGCCGCGCCCTCTTTGAACGGCACCAGGACGTCTTTTTCCTGCTTGGCGTCCACCCGCACGATGCCGCGAAAATGACGGAAGCCGACGTAAAGGACATGCGGGCGGCCTTTCAGGAGGATTCGCGGCTGCGTGCCGTAGGGGAAATCGGACTGGACTATTATTATGATTTTTCGCCCAAAGAGGACCAGCAGCGCTGGTTTCGCAGACAGCTCGATCTGGCCCGGGAATTGGACCAGCGTGTCGTCATCCACTGCCGCGACGCCGAGGACGACTGCCTGGCCATACTCGACCAAGCCGGCTTCGGCGGTCGTCCCCTGCTGTGGCATTGCTTCGGCCTGGGACCGGATTGGGCCAGGCTCATCACGGAACGCGGCTGGCACGTCTCCGTGCCCGGCACGGTGACCTACGCAAAGTCGGAAGCGCTGCGCCAGGCGGTCAAAACCATTCCGGCGGACCGCCTGCTGCTGGAAACGGACTGCCCCTACCTTTCCCCCGAGCCCTACCGGGGCAAGACCAACGAACCGGCCCTGCTCGGTTTCACGGCGCGCGAAATCGCCCTGCTGCGCGGCGAGGATCTGCATGAATTGTGGTCCCGCTGCGGGGACAACGCACGAAAATTTTTCGGCCTAGCCGACTGA
- a CDS encoding Trm112 family protein → MALNKELLQILACPKCKGDLELLPQEEGLKCGACGLVYPIREEIPVMLIDEAIPVEQWDQGVREK, encoded by the coding sequence ATGGCCTTAAACAAGGAACTCTTACAAATTCTGGCCTGCCCGAAATGCAAGGGCGACCTGGAACTTCTTCCTCAGGAAGAAGGGCTCAAATGCGGAGCGTGCGGTCTGGTCTATCCCATTCGCGAGGAAATCCCGGTCATGCTCATCGACGAAGCCATTCCCGTGGAACAATGGGACCAGGGCGTACGCGAGAAATAG
- a CDS encoding type III pantothenate kinase yields the protein MKLSEGPVLLFDVGNTNVKLCLADENGIGRTYSLPSTNRETSDSLGLSIAGICAREGVAEGEVRAWVLSSVVPPLNNLLKAACADFFSCPALFVPGDIALPLENRYARPQEVGADRLLGSFAARTLFADSSLIVVDFGTATTFDCVQDNAYLGGLICPGVLSSVTALGTQTAKLPQISLELGSADLDIGTSTRQSLNHGVLFGFAAMLEGLTARLKKRLAAPDARVIATGGFAPHLAAITSCIDNLAPDLLMQGLLAAYFQQHSPRNIREQS from the coding sequence ATGAAATTGTCCGAAGGACCGGTCTTGCTTTTTGACGTGGGCAACACCAACGTGAAGCTTTGTCTGGCGGATGAAAACGGCATTGGCCGGACCTATTCCCTGCCCTCCACCAATCGGGAGACCTCCGATTCCCTGGGACTCAGCATTGCCGGCATCTGCGCCCGCGAGGGCGTGGCCGAAGGCGAGGTGCGGGCCTGGGTGCTGTCTTCCGTGGTGCCGCCCCTGAACAACCTGCTTAAGGCCGCCTGTGCGGACTTTTTTTCCTGCCCGGCCCTGTTCGTGCCCGGCGACATCGCGTTGCCGCTTGAGAACCGCTACGCCAGGCCGCAGGAGGTCGGCGCGGACCGTCTGTTGGGCAGTTTTGCGGCGCGTACCCTTTTTGCCGACTCATCGCTCATTGTCGTCGATTTCGGTACGGCCACGACCTTTGACTGCGTGCAGGACAACGCCTATCTGGGCGGGCTGATCTGTCCGGGGGTGCTCAGCTCGGTCACGGCGCTGGGCACGCAGACCGCCAAGCTGCCCCAGATCAGCCTGGAACTGGGCAGCGCAGACCTGGACATCGGCACCAGCACCCGGCAGAGTCTCAATCACGGCGTGTTGTTCGGATTCGCGGCCATGCTCGAGGGGCTGACCGCGCGGCTCAAAAAACGTCTGGCCGCTCCCGATGCCCGCGTCATTGCCACGGGCGGGTTTGCCCCGCACCTTGCGGCCATCACCTCGTGCATCGACAACCTGGCCCCGGACCTGCTTATGCAGGGGCTGCTGGCCGCATATTTTCAACAACATTCACCAAGGAACATAAGGGAGCAATCATGA
- the eno gene encoding phosphopyruvate hydratase, whose translation MSTITGIWAREILDSRGNPTVEVEVTLESGATGRAAVPSGASTGTREALELRDGDADRYAGKGVEQAVRNVMEEIASEIVGLEAVRQVEVDQALIDLDGTENKSRLGANAMLGVSMATAKAAAEFLGLPLYKYIGGINAKVLPAPMMNIINGGAHAANNLDIQEFMILPLGAASFKEALRMGAETFHTLKKILHKDGLATSVGDEGGFAPNFASHEQAFTYIMKAIEEAGYEPGSQIALAIDAAASEFYKDGKYHFAGENKILTARELTDYYADLAGKFPLVSIEDGLAEADWDGWEVLSDVLGDRLQLVGDDIFVTNPALLADGIMRGVGNAILIKLNQIGTLTETMDCIEMAKEASYATVISHRSGETEDSFIADLSVAVNAGQIKTGSLCRSDRMAKYNQLLRIEEDLDAQGVYFGPAMAANWFDEE comes from the coding sequence ATGAGCACCATCACAGGTATTTGGGCCAGGGAAATTCTGGATTCCAGGGGCAACCCCACCGTTGAGGTGGAAGTCACCCTCGAATCGGGCGCCACAGGCCGCGCCGCCGTGCCTTCAGGAGCATCCACGGGCACGCGGGAAGCCCTCGAACTGCGCGACGGAGATGCCGACCGCTATGCAGGAAAGGGCGTGGAACAGGCCGTGCGCAACGTCATGGAAGAGATCGCTTCCGAGATCGTCGGCCTTGAGGCTGTGCGCCAGGTGGAAGTGGACCAGGCCCTCATCGACTTGGACGGCACTGAAAACAAGTCCCGCCTGGGCGCCAACGCCATGCTCGGCGTGTCCATGGCCACGGCCAAGGCCGCGGCGGAATTTCTGGGGCTGCCCCTCTATAAATACATCGGCGGCATCAACGCCAAGGTGCTGCCTGCGCCCATGATGAATATCATCAACGGCGGGGCCCACGCAGCCAACAACCTCGACATCCAGGAATTCATGATCCTGCCGCTGGGTGCGGCCAGCTTCAAGGAAGCCCTGCGCATGGGCGCCGAAACCTTCCATACCCTGAAGAAGATTCTGCACAAGGACGGCCTGGCCACCTCCGTTGGTGACGAGGGCGGTTTCGCCCCCAATTTTGCCAGTCATGAGCAGGCCTTCACCTACATCATGAAGGCCATCGAAGAGGCCGGATACGAGCCCGGCAGCCAGATCGCCCTGGCCATCGACGCCGCGGCCTCGGAATTCTACAAGGACGGCAAGTACCATTTCGCCGGCGAGAACAAGATCCTGACCGCGCGCGAACTGACCGACTACTACGCGGACCTGGCCGGCAAGTTCCCGCTGGTGTCCATCGAGGACGGCCTGGCCGAAGCGGATTGGGACGGCTGGGAAGTGCTCTCCGACGTGCTGGGCGACCGCCTGCAGCTGGTCGGCGACGACATCTTCGTCACCAACCCGGCTCTTTTGGCCGACGGCATCATGCGCGGCGTGGGCAACGCCATTCTGATCAAGCTGAACCAGATCGGCACCCTGACCGAAACCATGGACTGCATTGAAATGGCCAAGGAGGCTTCCTACGCTACGGTCATTTCCCATCGCTCCGGCGAGACCGAGGACAGCTTCATCGCCGATCTGTCCGTGGCCGTGAACGCAGGGCAGATCAAGACCGGTTCCCTGTGCCGCTCCGACCGCATGGCCAAGTACAACCAGCTGCTGCGCATCGAGGAGGATCTCGATGCCCAGGGCGTCTATTTTGGCCCGGCCATGGCCGCCAATTGGTTCGACGAGGAATAG
- the folD gene encoding bifunctional methylenetetrahydrofolate dehydrogenase/methenyltetrahydrofolate cyclohydrolase FolD encodes MQIIDGKKTAAAIRQELKDQVAVLTARHGRAPGLAVILVGGDPASQVYVRNKERACEDVGIISKGFRLPEDVPQAQLEDTIMYLNSDSAIDGLLLQLPLPKGLDSQRCLDLISPSKDVDGFHPMNMGRLALGLPCLRSCTPAGIMTLMERHGIDVAGKKAVVIGRSNIVGKPLALMLLQKNATVTVCHSRTRDIAEEVRSADIVLAAVGIPRFVTRDMVKPGAVVIDVGINRTDLGLVGDCDFEGLRDVASAMTPVPGGVGPMTIAQLLVNTLEAYVEHVG; translated from the coding sequence ATGCAAATCATCGACGGAAAAAAGACAGCCGCCGCTATCCGTCAGGAACTCAAAGATCAGGTCGCGGTGTTGACGGCCAGACACGGCCGCGCGCCCGGTCTGGCGGTGATCCTGGTCGGTGGCGATCCCGCTTCGCAGGTCTATGTCCGCAACAAGGAGCGGGCTTGCGAGGACGTGGGTATCATCTCCAAGGGTTTTCGCCTCCCCGAAGACGTTCCCCAGGCCCAGCTGGAAGATACGATCATGTATCTGAACAGCGATTCCGCGATCGACGGTCTGCTGCTGCAACTGCCCCTGCCCAAGGGCTTGGACAGCCAGCGCTGCCTTGACCTGATCAGCCCCTCCAAGGATGTGGACGGCTTTCACCCCATGAACATGGGGCGCCTGGCCCTGGGTCTGCCCTGCCTGCGTTCCTGCACTCCGGCCGGGATCATGACGCTCATGGAACGCCACGGCATCGACGTGGCCGGAAAGAAGGCCGTGGTCATCGGGCGCAGCAACATTGTCGGCAAGCCTTTGGCGCTGATGCTTCTGCAGAAAAATGCCACGGTCACGGTCTGTCATTCCCGGACCCGTGACATCGCCGAGGAAGTGCGCAGCGCGGACATCGTTCTGGCTGCCGTGGGCATTCCCAGATTCGTGACCCGCGACATGGTCAAGCCCGGTGCCGTGGTCATCGACGTGGGCATCAACCGCACCGATCTGGGCCTGGTCGGGGACTGTGATTTCGAAGGACTGCGGGATGTGGCTTCGGCTATGACCCCGGTCCCCGGCGGCGTGGGGCCCATGACCATCGCCCAACTTCTGGTCAACACGCTTGAGGCCTACGTGGAGCACGTGGGCTAG
- the amrB gene encoding AmmeMemoRadiSam system protein B codes for MSFDREPIVAGQFYAARHDQWLATVQACMRGEKEKDTITKLAMVPHAGHVFSGGVAGQTLARAKLTDTVLLLGPNHTGMGAPLAVWPDGKWLLPGAAMDVDAELAAALLAAEPALTADRVAHLQEHSLEVVLPFLWAKNPQMRIIPISVGDPRPHKLGGAAAKIAEALRALGREVSVVVSSDMNHFASDEKTRVLDQHALERILALDPMGFYGKVREENISMCGVLPMTLGMHLANIQGAKKAELVAYATSGDVNGDMSRVVGYAGVIIE; via the coding sequence ATGAGTTTTGATCGCGAGCCCATTGTCGCAGGCCAGTTTTATGCCGCACGTCACGATCAATGGCTGGCAACCGTGCAGGCCTGCATGCGCGGGGAAAAAGAAAAGGATACAATCACCAAGCTGGCCATGGTTCCCCACGCCGGCCATGTTTTTTCCGGAGGCGTGGCGGGCCAGACCCTGGCCCGAGCCAAGCTGACGGATACAGTGCTGCTGCTTGGCCCCAACCACACCGGCATGGGCGCGCCCCTGGCCGTGTGGCCGGACGGCAAATGGCTGCTGCCCGGCGCGGCCATGGACGTAGACGCCGAACTTGCCGCCGCCCTCCTGGCCGCCGAACCGGCCTTGACCGCCGACCGGGTCGCCCACCTGCAGGAACATTCCCTGGAAGTGGTCCTGCCCTTTTTGTGGGCCAAGAACCCCCAAATGCGCATCATCCCCATCTCCGTGGGCGACCCCCGGCCGCACAAGCTCGGTGGCGCTGCGGCCAAGATCGCCGAGGCGCTCAGAGCCCTCGGCCGAGAGGTGTCCGTCGTGGTCAGCTCGGATATGAATCATTTCGCGTCCGACGAAAAAACCCGCGTCCTCGATCAGCATGCGCTGGAGCGCATCCTGGCTCTGGACCCCATGGGCTTTTACGGCAAGGTGCGGGAGGAGAACATCTCCATGTGCGGCGTGCTGCCCATGACCCTCGGCATGCATCTGGCCAACATCCAGGGCGCAAAAAAGGCCGAGCTGGTGGCCTACGCCACCTCCGGGGATGTGAACGGAGATATGTCGAGAGTGGTGGGTTATGCCGGGGTCATCATCGAATAA